One stretch of Commensalibacter melissae DNA includes these proteins:
- the aroB gene encoding 3-dehydroquinate synthase — protein MTDIPSKLLNRPLVLIGLMGAGKTTIGKKIADLLSIPFIDSDKEIEITAGCSIADIFEQYGEEEFRRVENQVIQRLLDQAPLILATGGGAYMHPKTRKTLKEKATTLWLHCDLETLFKRVSKNTNRPLLNVNNKKEILSSLMEKRYPVYAEADIVVECKDKDIDTTINLVISALENSSKMHILPITLSKNHYDVIIGSDILQQCGTLILPLLKQKKVFILADQTVADLHLDKLIHSLDLVHVNYEVILLPPGEKTKSFQYYEKVTQTLLEKGVERNSTILAFGGGVTGDLAGFSAATVLRGVPFIQIPTTLLSQVDSSVGGKTGINTSVGKNLLGAFYQPEAVLADTKILDTLPQRELQAGYAEIVKAGLINDPELFKWCEKNGKKIISKEHACLAKAIEMACQFKARVIQNDEYEQQSTGRNLLNLGHSLGHTLEAELGYDGRLLHGEAVALGCCLIFKLCTQMGICPEKDTQRVIHHFESVNLPVTIKRLPQPIRASNLLNHLKHDKKSQNNKITFILVNGIGKAFTSQDVSEKQLYNLLIEDGCIQD, from the coding sequence ATGACTGATATACCTAGCAAATTACTAAATCGACCACTTGTTTTAATCGGTCTGATGGGGGCTGGAAAAACAACGATTGGTAAAAAAATTGCAGACTTGCTTTCCATACCCTTCATCGATTCGGATAAAGAAATAGAAATTACGGCTGGATGCAGTATCGCCGATATTTTCGAACAATATGGAGAAGAGGAATTCCGTCGTGTGGAAAACCAGGTTATCCAACGTTTATTGGATCAAGCCCCCTTGATTCTCGCAACAGGTGGTGGAGCTTACATGCATCCGAAGACAAGAAAAACCTTAAAGGAAAAAGCAACCACCCTTTGGCTACATTGTGATCTGGAAACACTTTTCAAGCGCGTTTCCAAAAATACCAACCGCCCCTTATTGAATGTCAATAATAAAAAAGAAATACTCTCCTCCCTTATGGAAAAACGTTACCCTGTCTATGCCGAGGCAGATATTGTCGTTGAATGTAAGGATAAAGACATTGATACAACAATTAATCTTGTTATCTCAGCTCTAGAAAATTCAAGTAAAATGCATATTTTACCCATAACCCTGTCAAAAAATCATTACGACGTAATCATTGGTTCTGATATATTACAGCAATGTGGAACACTGATTTTACCTTTATTAAAGCAAAAGAAAGTTTTTATTCTGGCGGATCAGACAGTTGCCGACCTTCATCTGGACAAACTTATCCATAGTCTTGATTTAGTACACGTAAATTATGAAGTTATCCTGCTTCCTCCTGGGGAAAAAACAAAATCCTTTCAATATTATGAAAAAGTCACGCAAACATTGTTAGAAAAAGGGGTTGAGCGAAATTCAACGATTTTGGCATTCGGTGGTGGTGTTACAGGAGATTTGGCAGGATTTTCAGCTGCCACCGTGTTACGTGGAGTGCCATTCATTCAAATCCCCACCACCCTGCTTTCTCAAGTCGATTCTTCCGTAGGCGGAAAAACCGGTATCAATACATCGGTGGGTAAGAATCTGCTTGGGGCCTTTTACCAACCAGAAGCCGTTCTCGCAGATACAAAGATTTTGGACACACTCCCTCAAAGAGAATTACAGGCAGGTTATGCAGAAATTGTTAAAGCTGGTTTGATCAATGATCCAGAATTATTCAAATGGTGTGAAAAAAACGGTAAAAAAATCATAAGTAAAGAACATGCTTGTCTGGCCAAGGCCATCGAAATGGCTTGTCAATTTAAAGCAAGGGTTATTCAAAATGATGAATATGAACAGCAATCGACAGGCAGAAACCTCCTGAATCTCGGTCACAGCTTGGGACATACCCTGGAAGCGGAACTGGGTTATGATGGTCGTTTACTGCACGGAGAAGCCGTTGCACTGGGTTGCTGCCTGATTTTCAAATTATGCACTCAAATGGGAATATGTCCGGAGAAAGACACACAACGTGTCATTCATCATTTCGAATCTGTAAACCTACCTGTTACAATAAAAAGGCTTCCCCAACCCATACGGGCCTCAAATCTTCTTAATCATTTGAAACATGATAAAAAAAGCCAAAACAATAAAATAACGTTTATACTTGTCAATGGGATAGGAAAAGCTTTCACATCACAAGATGTTAGTGAAAAACAGCTGTACAATCTCCTAATCGAGGACGGTTGTATACAGGACTAA